The Candidatus Rokuibacteriota bacterium genome contains a region encoding:
- a CDS encoding PD-(D/E)XK nuclease family protein, with amino-acid sequence MHTPAGEDLAEAEEAIHAAAAGIRAREFTATPAYQVCRTCAYTQICPSTATRE; translated from the coding sequence ATGCACACGCCAGCCGGCGAGGACCTGGCCGAGGCCGAAGAAGCCATTCACGCCGCGGCCGCCGGCATCCGCGCCCGGGAATTCACCGCGACCCCCGCCTACCAGGTCTGCCGCACCTGCGCCTACACCCAGATCTGCCCCAGCACCGCCACGCGGGAGTAG